The Anas platyrhynchos isolate ZD024472 breed Pekin duck chromosome 31, IASCAAS_PekinDuck_T2T, whole genome shotgun sequence genome includes a window with the following:
- the LOC139999969 gene encoding olfactory receptor 14C36-like, whose protein sequence is MSNRSTITDFLLLAFADTCELQLLHFALFLGIYLAALLGNGLILSAVACHHRLHTPMYFFLLNLALLDMGCISTTLPKAMANALCDTRAISYQGCAAQVFFFLFFIAAEYSILTIMAYDRYVAICKPLHYGSLLGSRACAQMAAAAWGSGFLNAVLHTANTFSLPLCQGNAVDQFFCEIPQILKLSCSDSDYLKEVRLLVVSACFALVCFVFILVSYVQIFRAVLRMPSEQGRHKAFSTCLPHLAVVSLFVSTAILAYLKPPSISSPSLDLMVSVLYSVVPPAVNPLIYSMRNQELKATLKKLILVVIFT, encoded by the coding sequence ATGTCCAACAGAAGCACCATCACTgacttcctcctgctggcattcgcagacacgtgcgagctgcagctcctgcacttcgcgctcttcctgggcatctacctggctgccctcctgggcaacggcctcatcctcagcgccgtagcctgccaccaccgcctccacacccccatgtacttcttcctcctcaacctcgccctcctcgacatgggctgcatctccaccactctgcccaaagccatggccaatgccctctgtgacaccagggccatctcctatcaaggatgtgctgcacaggtctttttctttctcttctttatagCAGCAGAATATTCTATTCTCActatcatggcctacgaccgctacgttgccatctgcaagcccctgcactacgggagcctcctgggcagcagagcttgtgcccagatggcagcagctgcctggggcagtggctttctcaatgctgtcctgcacacggccaacacattttccctgcccctctgccaaggcaatgctgtggaccagttcttctgtgaaatcccccagatcctcaagctctcctgctcagattcaGACTACCTAAAGGAAGTTAGACTTCTGGTGGTTAGTGCATGTTTTgcattagtttgttttgttttcattttggtgtcctatgtgcagatcttcagggcagtgctgaggatgccctctgagcagggccggcacaaagccttttccacgtgcctccctcacctggctgtggtctccctctttgtcagcactgccatacttgcctacctgaagcccccctccatctcctccccatccttgGACCTGATGGTgtcagttctgtactcagtggtgcctccagcagtgaacccgcTCATCtatagcatgaggaaccaggagctgaaagccACACTGAAGAAACTGATTCTAGTGGTAATATTTACCTAG